In Mercurialis annua linkage group LG6, ddMerAnnu1.2, whole genome shotgun sequence, the following are encoded in one genomic region:
- the LOC126687050 gene encoding uncharacterized protein LOC126687050, whose translation MNLPKGTIVFTTVGRQSYGFDVYAVKLPSDISTLSNSDEVRLTDGISLNFNAQFADDNLSVVYISERSCFPAIYLSKPGEEPQQLPTPPESLFHDRPIFKNNRVYYISAHEKQDKLVKSWNALYATDLNDGKITRLTPYGVVDYSPAISRSGKFFAVASYGSRIWDVKFQDLTTDIVVFEEAHPEKRVVVCELGGWPSWSGDSTVYFHRKAEDGFWSIFQVKLPENLDDLSQFPCTPVRITPPGVNCLTPAAMHDGKRIVVATRRPGSVYRHIEIFDLDSNTFHPVSLPVNPNFQHFNPFVSDDSSFIGYHRFRGEEASGETTIPNLEPVKSPVENISLLRLHGSFASFSPDGNYIAFNAGLSQGLHIVTSDGSKRWTLLPRSRTAFYTSWSPTENNVIYTTLGPVFAPVDRTVQIARVSFDLSHLTPDRTEIPCDVKMLTREESGNNAFPACSLDGKSIVFRSGRNGHKNLYIMDAVEGEFNGSIRQITEGACSDTMPCWSPKGDLIAFTSNRHKPDHSNPFSMYLVKPDGSDLKRVHLEGSELLSDSEREWMERTTHPGFTDNGEWLLFASNLGGLSAEPVAVPRQIQPYGDVFMCRLDGSELTRLTWNGYENGTPAWHPGNELLRRAGERLMGPEKRVLQLRSANKPQLQSRMIMLAANVGASDIHDADEILDEEKRTGEFNDLTWLNVTE comes from the coding sequence ATGAATCTACCCAAAGGCACCATCGTCTTCACCACAGTCGGCCGTCAATCCTACGGCTTCGACGTTTACGCCGTCAAACTACCCTCCGATATCTCCACTTTATCCAACTCCGACGAAGTCCGTCTCACCGACGGCATATCCCTCAACTTCAACGCCCAATTCGCCGACGACAATCTCTCCGTCGTTTACATCTCCGAACGATCTTGCTTCCCTGCTATTTACCTATCCAAACCCGGTGAAGAACCCCAGCAGCTTCCAACTCCGCCGGAAAGCCTCTTTCACGACCGTCCGATCTTCAAGAACAACCGTGTCTACTACATCTCTGCTCATGAGAAGCAAGATAAGCTTGTCAAGAGCTGGAACGCTCTCTACGCTACAGATCTGAACGATGGGAAAATTACTCGTTTAACCCCGTATGGCGTCGTTGATTATAGTCCAGCTATTTCTCGCAGCGGCAAGTTTTTCGCCGTTGCTTCTTATGGATCTCGCATCTGGGATGTTAAATTTCAGGATCTTACTACGGATATTGTTGTGTTCGAAGAAGCCCACCCGGAGAAACGGGTTGTTGTCTGTGAACTGGGTGGTTGGCCGTCTTGGTCCGGTGATTCTACCGTTTATTTCCATCGGAAGGCTGAGGATGGGTTTTGGAGCATTTTTCAGGTTAAATTACCGGAGAATTTGGATGATCTGTCCCAGTTTCCGTGTACTCCGGTTCGGATTACTCCACCGGGTGTCAACTGTTTAACTCCTGCTGCTATGCACGATGGTAAACGAATCGTCGTCGCCACTAGACGGCCTGGGTCGGTTTACAGACATATCGAAATATTCGATCTTGATTCGAACACTTTTCACCCGGTTAGTTTGCCAGTCAACCCAAATTTCCAGCATTTCAACCCGTTTGTTTCTGACGACTCGTCCTTTATTGGGTACCACCGGTTTAGAGGCGAAGAAGCTTCAGGAGAAACCACGATTCCAAATCTCGAACCGGTTAAATCTCCGGTGGAGAATATTAGTTTGCTGAGACTCCACGGTTCATTCGCCTCGTTTTCTCCAGATGGTAATTACATAGCCTTTAATGCCGGTTTAAGTCAAGGCTTACACATCGTTACATCAGACGGTTCAAAGCGATGGACTTTACTCCCCAGAAGCCGTACAGCTTTCTACACTTCATGGAGTCCGACAGAGAATAACGTTATCTATACTACTCTGGGTCCTGTCTTTGCACCGGTTGATCGAACGGTGCAGATTGCTCGTGTCTCCTTTGATTTGTCCCATCTCACGCCTGATCGAACCGAAATCCCATGTGATGTTAAGATGCTGACAAGAGAAGAGTCAGGTAACAATGCTTTCCCGGCTTGTTCACTTGACGGTAAGTCTATCGTGTTCCGGTCAGGCCGGAACGGTCATAAGAATCTATACATAATGGACGCCGTTGAGGGCGAGTTTAACGGTAGTATCCGTCAAATAACGGAGGGAGCATGTAGTGATACTATGCCTTGCTGGTCACCTAAAGGAGACTTGATAGCCTTCACTTCGAATAGGCATAAACCGGATCATTCTAATCCGTTTAGTATGTATTTGGTGAAACCGGACGGTTCTGATTTGAAGAGAGTTCACTTGGAAGGATCAGAATTGCTGAGTGATTCGGAGAGGGAGTGGATGGAGAGAACAACCCACCCGGGTTTTACTGACAATGGAGAGTGGCTTTTGTTCGCGTCCAACTTAGGCGGGTTAAGTGCTGAGCCAGTGGCGGTTCCACGTCAAATCCAGCCGTATGGAGATGTGTTTATGTGCAGGTTGGATGGGAGTGAACTGACGAGGCTGACGTGGAACGGTTATGAGAATGGTACGCCGGCGTGGCATCCAGGGAATGAGCTGCTTCGTCGAGCAGGGGAGAGGCTGATGGGACCGGAGAAGAGGGTGCTGCAATTGCGCTCAGCAAACAAGCCGCAGCTGCAAAGCAGGATGATTATGCTTGCAGCAAATGTTGGTGCTAGTGATATACATGATGCGGATGAAATTCTGGATGAGGAGAAACGCACCGGGGAGTTCAATGATTTAACATGGCTAAACGTTACTGAGTAG